In one Planctomycetota bacterium genomic region, the following are encoded:
- the gatE gene encoding Glu-tRNA(Gln) amidotransferase subunit GatE, with amino-acid sequence MNKIDYNNLAFYSALGFKSGIEIHQQIFTQEKLFCHCPAGRYSKVHDAEVLRHMRPTLSELGEYDGCALMEFKTKKDVVYQLNRETVCTYEMDDTPPFTVNQEGLDIAIEIALLLNCSIVDEMHISRKQYLDGSIPTGFQRTAVVGINGWIPFKDRKIGISHICYEEDACRQVSNVGHRVTFRTDRLGMPLIEVITRADMRTPEEARQVVNEIGRLVRATKKVRRGLGSVRQDVNSSITGGSRVEIKGVAQTCMMPALLHNEALRQENLLKIKNILTKRNIGEKNLNVVKHDLTAELSGTKSRTLLDAIYRKKVIGGIKLVGLAGIFNHPCQPTTTLADEVSDRVRIIACLDELPNLFHTDKYPSYDGALADLEIIKKALAVGRDDVAVVTWGSPADVKTALEEVRLRIVDAINGVPNETRRALKKGITDFERILPGANRMYPDTDSPPTKITHERVNKIKEYLPEAPWAREQLYAKMGMAYTVARDLAISDKASLAETIIKDYKVNPTLVGAVLTQQLTALKHKGMRADKILDESFKELFELYSKGLFHKEAIPLILTQLAGNIPDDSAPVIATPPGRGKQSHLVKDIISRMDLGILSDKQLDKVISDMLKSGEFKTFHKNGADTRGKQIAYYSGVIMKTCRGRISGQALQKALAKRVNHAEQF; translated from the coding sequence ATGAATAAAATTGATTACAACAATCTGGCGTTTTACAGCGCGCTGGGTTTTAAGTCCGGTATAGAAATCCACCAGCAAATATTCACCCAAGAGAAACTCTTCTGCCATTGCCCGGCCGGCAGATATTCCAAGGTGCACGACGCCGAGGTGCTGCGCCATATGAGGCCGACCCTGTCCGAGCTGGGCGAATACGACGGCTGCGCCCTGATGGAATTCAAGACCAAGAAAGACGTGGTTTACCAATTGAACCGGGAAACCGTCTGCACCTATGAAATGGACGACACCCCGCCCTTTACCGTCAATCAGGAAGGACTGGATATCGCCATTGAGATTGCCTTGCTGCTAAATTGCAGTATCGTGGATGAGATGCACATCTCGCGCAAGCAGTACTTAGACGGCAGTATCCCGACCGGGTTCCAGCGCACGGCCGTAGTCGGCATCAACGGCTGGATTCCGTTCAAGGACCGGAAGATCGGTATCAGCCATATCTGTTACGAAGAAGATGCCTGCCGCCAGGTTAGTAATGTTGGGCATCGGGTAACATTCCGAACCGACCGGCTGGGCATGCCGTTGATTGAGGTAATCACTAGAGCGGATATGCGAACGCCGGAAGAGGCGCGCCAGGTGGTCAACGAAATCGGGCGCTTGGTCCGGGCCACCAAAAAGGTGCGCCGGGGCCTGGGTTCGGTTCGTCAGGACGTCAATTCCAGCATCACCGGCGGCTCGCGCGTGGAAATCAAAGGCGTGGCTCAGACCTGTATGATGCCGGCTTTGCTCCACAACGAAGCCCTGCGCCAGGAGAATCTGCTCAAGATAAAGAACATATTGACCAAACGTAATATTGGCGAGAAGAATCTTAATGTGGTTAAGCATGACCTGACCGCGGAATTGTCAGGGACGAAATCAAGGACTCTGCTTGATGCCATATATCGCAAGAAGGTTATCGGCGGAATCAAACTGGTTGGCCTAGCCGGCATATTCAATCATCCCTGCCAACCGACTACCACGCTGGCTGACGAGGTCAGCGACCGGGTGCGCATCATTGCCTGCCTGGATGAACTGCCCAACCTGTTCCATACCGATAAATACCCGTCTTATGACGGTGCGTTGGCTGACCTGGAAATAATTAAGAAGGCGCTGGCTGTGGGCAGGGATGATGTGGCTGTGGTTACCTGGGGTAGTCCGGCAGATGTCAAGACTGCGCTGGAAGAGGTGCGTCTGCGTATCGTGGACGCCATTAATGGCGTGCCTAACGAAACCAGAAGGGCACTGAAGAAGGGGATTACTGATTTTGAACGGATTCTGCCCGGCGCCAACCGGATGTATCCGGATACTGACTCTCCGCCCACCAAGATTACCCATGAGCGAGTCAACAAGATAAAGGAATATCTGCCTGAAGCGCCCTGGGCCAGGGAACAGCTCTACGCTAAGATGGGCATGGCTTATACCGTGGCGCGTGATTTAGCTATCTCTGACAAGGCATCTCTAGCTGAAACGATTATCAAGGATTACAAAGTAAATCCGACATTAGTCGGCGCAGTCCTGACCCAGCAACTGACTGCGCTAAAACATAAGGGTATGAGAGCGGATAAAATATTAGATGAATCATTCAAAGAACTCTTTGAACTCTATTCTAAAGGCCTGTTCCACAAAGAGGCCATTCCGCTGATTCTGACCCAGTTGGCTGGTAATATTCCTGATGATTCCGCGCCTGTCATTGCGACCCCGCCGGGGCGGGGGAAGCAATCTCATTTGGTTAAGGATATTATATCAAGGATGGATTTAGGCATCCTTTCGGACAAGCAACTTGACAAAGTAATCAGTGATATGCTCAAATCCGGGGAATTCAAGACATTTCACAAGAATGGGGCAGACACGCGGGGCAAGCAGATTGCCTATTACAGCGGCGTAATTATGAAGACCTGCCGTGGCCGGATTAGTGGCCAGGCGCTCCAAAAAGCGCTGGCCAAGCGGGTGAACCATGCCGAACAGTTTTAA
- a CDS encoding 4Fe-4S dicluster domain-containing protein, whose translation MYLDADSSKCTGCRVCLTVCSLYHFKEVNPKKAALAVDAKFPKPGHYEVRVCNQCGTCASVCPVEAISEKSGIYIIDADKCTGCGECVKACPTQVMFLHEDSPVPIKCDLCKECIPLCGTKVLFLKD comes from the coding sequence ATGTATTTAGACGCCGATTCCAGTAAGTGCACGGGTTGCCGGGTCTGCCTGACCGTCTGTTCGTTATATCATTTCAAGGAGGTAAATCCCAAGAAGGCCGCGCTGGCGGTCGATGCCAAATTTCCCAAGCCGGGCCATTACGAAGTGCGGGTCTGCAACCAGTGCGGCACCTGCGCCAGCGTCTGCCCGGTCGAGGCCATCTCCGAGAAATCCGGCATCTATATCATTGATGCCGATAAATGCACCGGCTGCGGCGAATGCGTCAAGGCCTGCCCGACCCAGGTGATGTTCCTGCACGAGGACAGCCCGGTGCCCATAAAGTGCGACCTGTGCAAGGAATGCATCCCGCTCTGCGGAACCAAGGTGTTATTCCTGAAAGACTAA
- a CDS encoding phosphotransacetylase family protein: protein MKTLFISSVNDAAGKNMVIAGIGKKMLADKYRVGFLKPLANKPHLHERVTSDEDAVFFQNIFQLEEPVKHLTSLVVNDELFRNIIAGKERINLSENVKASIAKLSGKKDVLLVKGLGRFYRGSSLGLSEHHLIRDFNWPTILIDGFQANRFALPLDIIDGFIMAKKVLGNLLSGVIFNYVPANQIEYLKDRIVPFLEKEHKIETLGIIPALPRLKALSIRELKTMLNAELLSGTDKEDSIVEEFCISTMNMENDIKYFRDTRCNAVIVSGDRVEIQLAALESQIECLILTGKLYPPDIVLSKAEEMNVPVLVVRDTSLETSRKIERLRKHFGLYTPSKIDEAIKLVQKNVNIKALYKKLGL, encoded by the coding sequence ATGAAAACACTATTCATCTCTTCGGTCAATGACGCGGCCGGCAAGAACATGGTCATTGCCGGCATTGGCAAGAAAATGCTGGCCGACAAATACCGGGTCGGCTTCCTCAAGCCGCTGGCCAACAAGCCGCACCTGCACGAGCGGGTAACCAGCGATGAGGACGCGGTCTTTTTCCAGAACATATTCCAACTGGAAGAGCCGGTCAAGCACCTAACCTCGCTGGTGGTCAATGACGAACTCTTCAGGAATATCATTGCCGGCAAGGAAAGGATAAATCTGTCCGAAAACGTCAAGGCCAGCATCGCCAAACTCTCCGGTAAGAAGGACGTGCTTCTGGTCAAGGGCCTGGGCCGGTTCTACCGCGGCTCGTCTTTGGGCTTAAGCGAACACCATCTCATCCGGGATTTCAACTGGCCGACCATCCTGATTGACGGATTCCAGGCCAACCGCTTCGCCCTGCCGCTGGACATCATTGACGGATTCATTATGGCCAAAAAAGTCCTGGGAAATCTCCTGTCCGGCGTGATATTCAACTACGTGCCAGCCAACCAGATTGAATACCTTAAGGACAGAATCGTCCCGTTCCTGGAAAAGGAGCACAAAATAGAAACCCTGGGTATCATCCCGGCCCTGCCCCGCCTAAAGGCCCTGTCCATCCGGGAACTCAAAACCATGCTCAATGCGGAACTGCTTTCCGGCACTGACAAGGAAGACAGTATCGTCGAGGAATTCTGCATCTCGACCATGAACATGGAAAACGACATAAAGTATTTCCGGGATACCAGATGCAATGCGGTCATCGTCAGCGGCGACCGGGTCGAGATCCAACTGGCCGCCCTGGAAAGCCAGATTGAATGCCTGATCCTGACCGGCAAACTCTATCCGCCGGATATCGTCCTGTCCAAGGCCGAGGAGATGAACGTGCCGGTTCTGGTGGTCCGGGACACCTCGCTGGAGACCTCGCGCAAGATAGAGCGCCTGAGAAAACATTTTGGACTATATACGCCGTCCAAGATTGACGAGGCCATCAAGCTGGTCCAGAAGAACGTTAATATCAAGGCGCTTTATAAGAAGTTAGGATTGTAA
- a CDS encoding acetate--CoA ligase family protein, with product MIKDLFQPSSIAVIGASREPGKLGHTTLKNIITSGYKGRIYPVNKNADEILGLKCYQDVQSVPGDIDLIIFSVPAPFVLPILKSAVESKKNLKSAIIITAGFKEIGLEGARMEKEIRQVFKDNDIRAIGPNGVGFIDLVTPLNATFLPADKLPPRGQITFFSQSGGLCMAILDWTIQEQIGISKLISLGNKIDVDEIDLIDYLAADKDTNVILGYLEAIENGRRFMEVARRVSKIKPIVMVKGGSSVAGSRAASSHTGSLAGQDRAYQAGFLQSGVIRVDTLPELFDVARAFATYSGSPDTSKDISLKGPRIAIITNAGGPAVMATDQIEKSKILQMAQFTEETIAKLRAGFPPGANFYNPIDVIADATYERYSLALESAHNDKNVDGLLAVLLPASKEKQPEAIARAIVEMFRKSRKPILACFMGGEIASRGVELIKQAGIPCYPYPEQAITAFKAMFQYSSWQNSEQRASGVERIAKISKGSKPYTLCAKTLSSGETITTDEVMKVINDYDIPIPDFKLAQSLDQALEYAEAIGYPVVLKLISAEFSHKTDVGGVKLNIHTPAELNKAYREIIESVSRLSASAAIKGIMVQKMVAGGQEIIIGVSRDRQFGHLIMFGLGGIYVEVLKDVSFRLAPLKMSDVEAMIREIKTYPLLKGIRGQEPSDLQNLKETILKISQLVTDFPQIAELDINPYKLFSKGGIAIDARITIA from the coding sequence GTGATAAAAGACCTTTTTCAGCCTTCATCAATCGCGGTTATCGGCGCATCGCGCGAACCGGGCAAACTGGGACACACCACCCTCAAGAATATCATCACCAGCGGTTATAAAGGACGGATATACCCGGTCAACAAGAATGCCGATGAAATATTGGGGCTGAAATGTTATCAGGATGTCCAAAGCGTTCCGGGCGATATTGACCTGATAATATTCTCGGTCCCGGCGCCGTTTGTCCTGCCCATACTTAAATCCGCCGTTGAGTCCAAGAAAAATCTCAAGTCGGCCATTATTATCACAGCCGGATTCAAGGAAATCGGGCTGGAAGGCGCCCGGATGGAAAAGGAAATCCGCCAGGTCTTCAAGGATAACGATATCCGAGCCATCGGCCCGAACGGTGTGGGATTCATCGACCTGGTCACCCCGCTTAACGCCACCTTCCTGCCGGCGGATAAATTGCCGCCGCGCGGACAGATTACCTTCTTCTCTCAGTCCGGCGGGCTGTGCATGGCTATTCTCGACTGGACCATCCAGGAACAAATCGGCATCTCCAAACTAATCAGCCTAGGCAATAAAATCGACGTCGACGAGATAGATCTGATAGATTACCTGGCCGCAGACAAGGATACAAACGTAATCCTCGGCTACCTTGAGGCGATAGAAAACGGCCGCAGGTTTATGGAGGTGGCCAGGCGGGTGAGCAAGATAAAGCCGATTGTCATGGTCAAAGGCGGCTCGAGCGTGGCCGGTTCACGGGCGGCCTCGTCACATACCGGTTCTTTGGCCGGTCAGGACCGGGCTTACCAGGCAGGGTTTCTGCAATCCGGCGTCATCCGAGTCGACACGCTGCCGGAGTTATTCGACGTAGCCCGGGCCTTTGCCACCTATTCCGGCTCACCGGACACATCGAAAGACATCAGCCTCAAAGGCCCGCGCATCGCCATCATCACCAACGCCGGCGGGCCGGCCGTCATGGCCACGGACCAGATTGAGAAATCCAAAATACTCCAGATGGCCCAGTTCACCGAGGAAACCATTGCCAAACTGCGCGCCGGATTCCCGCCCGGGGCTAATTTCTATAACCCGATTGACGTGATTGCCGACGCCACCTACGAACGTTACTCCCTAGCCCTAGAGTCGGCCCATAACGATAAAAACGTGGACGGATTACTGGCCGTATTGCTGCCGGCCAGCAAGGAAAAACAGCCCGAGGCCATTGCCCGGGCCATCGTGGAGATGTTCCGGAAGTCCCGGAAACCTATCCTGGCCTGCTTTATGGGCGGAGAGATTGCCTCGCGCGGGGTGGAACTGATTAAACAGGCTGGCATCCCCTGCTATCCCTACCCGGAACAAGCCATCACCGCATTTAAAGCCATGTTCCAGTATTCCAGCTGGCAGAATTCAGAGCAAAGAGCGAGCGGCGTAGAGCGTATAGCAAAAATATCAAAAGGCTCTAAGCCCTATACTCTATGCGCTAAAACATTAAGTTCAGGCGAAACCATCACCACTGATGAGGTGATGAAGGTAATTAACGATTATGATATCCCGATTCCGGATTTCAAACTGGCCCAGTCACTGGACCAGGCCCTGGAATATGCTGAGGCCATCGGATATCCGGTGGTGCTCAAACTCATCTCGGCCGAATTCTCGCACAAGACCGATGTGGGCGGGGTAAAACTGAATATCCATACGCCGGCCGAATTAAACAAGGCCTACCGGGAGATTATTGAAAGCGTGTCCCGGCTCTCGGCCAGCGCCGCCATCAAGGGCATCATGGTCCAGAAAATGGTGGCCGGCGGCCAGGAAATCATTATCGGCGTATCGCGCGACCGCCAGTTCGGGCACCTGATAATGTTCGGGCTGGGCGGCATCTATGTGGAAGTCTTGAAAGACGTGTCATTCAGATTGGCGCCTCTGAAGATGTCCGATGTCGAGGCCATGATCCGCGAGATAAAAACCTATCCGCTCCTCAAAGGCATCAGAGGGCAGGAACCATCCGACCTGCAGAACCTCAAAGAAACCATTTTAAAGATCTCGCAACTGGTGACCGATTTTCCCCAGATTGCCGAACTGGATATAAATCCGTATAAATTGTTCTCGAAAGGCGGTATTGCTATTGATGCAAGGATTACCATAGCATAG
- a CDS encoding aldehyde ferredoxin oxidoreductase family protein, whose protein sequence is MFAERSPFGFGYGGKILRVNLSNGKITTEPLPGKLVRDYLGGRGFAARILYDELKPGIDPMGPDNKVLIASGPLAGLFLPAGGKITFAAKSPATNSYGDSNMGGHLAAEVKYAGYDVIIIEGAAAQPVYLYINNDKVEIRDAAKYWGQGAIITEDMLKNDLGREFEIATIGPAGENKIKFACISHDFGRQAGRTGIGAVMGSKNLKAVAVKGTKSLKVADPDKLLEIGKQAFADCFKHTGWKQWVAQGTAGVTVWSNQQGSFPTRNFQSGSLKGYENISGDELVKQTLVNHKACFGCPCACGKYAKTVRNNKDYYVEGPEYETAALIGGDCAIGNMADLTYANYICDELGIDTISGGSVVAFAMECYEKGIITKKDTGGMDWKFGSIEAFDKIINMIARRQGIGNLLADGVKIASEKLGKGSEKFAMQVKGLEISGYESRNAPAMMLAYMTCDIGAHHNRAWAITHDIQVGRDIIEGKAKKVVELQHIRPIFDMVGCCRLQWVELELKLDYYPQLLKAATGLDFTWDEMLKASERVWNLTRLFLIKEHTQTFGRQFDYPPARWYEETVVNGPTKGSIISKANIDILLDEYYNVRGWDKNGKPTPEKLKELGL, encoded by the coding sequence ATGTTCGCTGAACGCAGTCCCTTCGGGTTCGGTTACGGCGGTAAGATATTAAGAGTCAATCTTTCTAATGGTAAGATAACCACTGAGCCCCTGCCCGGGAAACTGGTCCGGGATTATTTGGGCGGGCGCGGTTTTGCCGCCCGGATTCTCTACGACGAATTAAAGCCCGGTATTGACCCGATGGGCCCGGATAATAAAGTTCTTATTGCCTCAGGCCCCTTGGCGGGCTTGTTCCTGCCGGCCGGCGGCAAGATTACCTTTGCGGCTAAATCACCGGCTACCAATTCCTACGGTGACAGCAATATGGGCGGCCATTTGGCGGCTGAGGTAAAATACGCCGGCTACGACGTGATTATCATTGAAGGCGCGGCTGCTCAGCCCGTTTATCTCTATATCAATAACGACAAGGTGGAAATTCGCGATGCCGCGAAATACTGGGGCCAGGGCGCAATTATAACCGAAGACATGCTCAAGAACGACCTGGGTCGGGAGTTTGAAATAGCCACCATCGGCCCGGCTGGCGAGAACAAAATCAAATTCGCCTGCATTTCCCACGATTTCGGACGTCAGGCCGGACGGACCGGTATCGGCGCGGTTATGGGCTCGAAAAACCTCAAGGCCGTGGCCGTAAAAGGCACCAAGTCGCTCAAGGTGGCTGACCCGGATAAACTTTTGGAAATAGGCAAACAGGCCTTTGCCGACTGTTTCAAGCATACCGGCTGGAAACAGTGGGTGGCCCAGGGTACGGCCGGCGTGACCGTTTGGTCCAACCAGCAGGGCTCTTTCCCGACCCGCAATTTCCAGAGCGGCAGTTTGAAGGGCTACGAGAATATTTCCGGCGACGAGCTGGTCAAGCAGACCCTGGTTAATCACAAGGCCTGTTTCGGCTGCCCGTGCGCCTGCGGCAAATACGCCAAGACCGTCAGGAACAACAAGGATTATTATGTCGAAGGCCCGGAATACGAGACGGCCGCGCTTATCGGCGGCGACTGCGCCATCGGCAACATGGCTGATCTGACCTACGCCAATTATATCTGTGATGAACTGGGCATTGACACTATTTCCGGCGGCTCGGTGGTGGCCTTTGCCATGGAGTGCTATGAAAAGGGTATTATTACTAAAAAAGATACCGGAGGGATGGACTGGAAGTTCGGCAGTATCGAGGCCTTTGACAAGATAATAAATATGATTGCCCGCCGCCAGGGTATCGGAAACCTTCTGGCTGACGGCGTAAAGATTGCTTCCGAGAAATTGGGTAAAGGCTCCGAGAAATTCGCCATGCAAGTCAAGGGACTGGAGATTTCCGGCTACGAATCACGCAATGCCCCGGCCATGATGCTGGCCTATATGACCTGCGACATCGGCGCCCATCACAACCGGGCCTGGGCCATTACCCACGACATCCAGGTCGGCCGCGACATCATCGAAGGCAAAGCCAAGAAGGTGGTGGAGCTTCAGCACATCAGGCCGATTTTCGATATGGTCGGCTGCTGCCGCCTGCAGTGGGTGGAGCTGGAACTTAAACTGGATTATTATCCGCAGTTGCTCAAGGCCGCCACCGGCTTGGACTTTACCTGGGATGAAATGCTCAAGGCATCGGAGCGGGTCTGGAACCTGACCCGGCTGTTCCTGATTAAGGAACACACCCAGACCTTCGGCCGACAGTTTGATTATCCGCCGGCCCGGTGGTATGAGGAGACCGTGGTCAACGGCCCGACCAAGGGCAGTATCATCAGCAAGGCCAATATAGATATACTCCTGGATGAATATTATAATGTGCGCGGCTGGGACAAGAACGGCAAGCCCACACCGGAGAAGTTAAAGGAATTAGGGCTCTGA
- a CDS encoding glutamine synthetase has translation MKQTELNPHPIVRYLHKPSADFTRQDLIKFIVDNQIQMLNFRYVGGDGKLKTLNFALTGRTHLDRILSAGERVDGSSLFSYIDAGSSDLYVIPRYRTAFVNPFSVIPAVDILCSYYTSKGQPLPSAPEFITAKANQALKSATGLEMEAMGELEYYILYNKDPLYPNDAQRGYHASTPFAKWEHLRLEAAHALSSMGCQIKYSHAEVGHIPDTDLEMEQHEIEFLPVNIESAADQIALAKWALRTLAYKYGVTVTFAPKLLVGHAGSGMHIHSRLIKNGRNMMVANGELSDIALKVIAGYLKMASSLTAFGNTVPVSYLRLVPKHEAPTNICWGDRNRSVLVREPLGWRNKRDMARNANPKERQKSLGKGDSQTVEFRCPDGSANVHLLMAGLASAARHGLEMPGALNLARKLYVDVNIFHDEYKKVQKTLPQLPLSCWQSADCLVRDRAVYEKDAVFSPKVIDGIARNLKNYNDQDLSRRLYGKPAKIKDLINQYLHCS, from the coding sequence ATGAAGCAAACCGAATTAAATCCCCATCCCATCGTTCGTTATCTTCATAAGCCGTCCGCGGATTTTACCAGACAGGACTTGATTAAATTCATCGTTGATAACCAGATCCAGATGCTTAACTTCCGCTATGTCGGCGGAGACGGCAAGTTAAAGACCCTGAACTTCGCCCTGACCGGCCGGACGCACCTGGACCGGATTCTCTCGGCTGGCGAGCGGGTGGACGGCTCGAGCTTGTTTTCTTATATTGACGCCGGCTCGAGCGATCTCTATGTCATCCCGCGCTACCGGACCGCCTTTGTCAATCCGTTCTCGGTTATACCGGCCGTGGATATCCTCTGCTCTTATTATACCAGCAAGGGCCAGCCGCTGCCCAGCGCCCCGGAATTCATCACGGCTAAGGCTAATCAGGCGCTCAAATCAGCCACCGGACTGGAGATGGAGGCCATGGGCGAACTGGAATATTACATCCTCTATAACAAAGACCCGCTTTATCCCAACGACGCCCAACGCGGGTATCATGCCTCAACGCCCTTTGCCAAGTGGGAGCATCTTCGCCTCGAGGCGGCGCACGCCTTGTCTTCAATGGGCTGCCAGATTAAATACAGCCACGCCGAGGTCGGCCATATACCTGATACCGACCTGGAAATGGAACAGCACGAGATAGAATTCCTGCCGGTTAATATAGAATCCGCGGCAGACCAGATTGCCCTGGCCAAGTGGGCGCTCAGGACCTTGGCTTACAAATACGGAGTGACCGTGACCTTTGCGCCCAAATTATTGGTCGGCCACGCCGGCAGCGGGATGCACATCCACAGCCGTCTGATAAAGAACGGCCGGAATATGATGGTGGCCAACGGCGAACTGAGCGACATTGCGCTCAAGGTCATTGCCGGCTATCTTAAGATGGCATCATCCCTGACCGCATTCGGCAATACCGTGCCGGTTTCGTATCTCCGACTGGTACCCAAACACGAAGCGCCGACCAATATCTGCTGGGGCGACCGCAACCGCTCGGTCCTGGTGCGTGAGCCGCTGGGCTGGCGCAATAAGCGCGATATGGCCCGCAATGCAAATCCCAAAGAGAGGCAGAAATCATTGGGCAAAGGTGACAGCCAGACCGTGGAATTTCGCTGTCCGGACGGCTCGGCCAACGTGCATCTGCTGATGGCCGGACTGGCCTCAGCCGCCCGGCACGGACTGGAGATGCCCGGCGCGCTCAACCTGGCCCGGAAACTCTATGTCGATGTCAATATCTTCCACGATGAATATAAAAAGGTCCAGAAGACCCTGCCCCAGTTGCCACTGTCCTGCTGGCAGTCGGCTGACTGCCTGGTGCGCGACCGGGCGGTCTATGAAAAGGATGCGGTGTTTTCTCCCAAGGTGATTGACGGCATTGCCCGGAATTTAAAGAACTATAACGACCAGGATTTGAGCCGGAGGTTATACGGAAAACCGGCCAAGATAAAGGATTTGATTAACCAGTATCTGCATTGCAGTTAG